One window from the genome of Ktedonobacterales bacterium encodes:
- a CDS encoding alpha/beta hydrolase, with protein MAHAQLTDFRMHYLEQGTGTETIVFVHGFISTHRWWLPTLERLSPRFHAYTLDLRACGDSEQIETGHTLAQYADDLHEFVKQMGLQHFTLVGHSMGGGVAMQYATRHQDRLKALVLVDPLAPFGMQFPADIIAMINAQQGNREGLRPLVLAAFATPPTSTYLEQLIDDAARWNEAIYLGTMDDMARFNVSARLPEITVPTLVTWGDKDTVVPFAGVAEVFTNVPRCALEVWHGVGHSGPIEIPDRFAGLLTGFIEEVNAAAEQASEA; from the coding sequence ATGGCACACGCGCAACTGACCGATTTCCGCATGCACTACCTGGAGCAGGGAACTGGTACGGAAACCATCGTCTTTGTACATGGCTTCATCAGTACCCACCGCTGGTGGCTGCCAACGCTGGAGCGGCTGTCTCCGCGCTTCCATGCTTACACACTTGATCTGCGCGCCTGCGGAGACTCCGAGCAGATCGAGACGGGCCATACGCTGGCGCAGTATGCCGATGACCTCCACGAGTTTGTGAAGCAGATGGGCTTGCAGCATTTTACGCTGGTGGGCCATTCGATGGGCGGCGGCGTTGCTATGCAGTATGCCACGCGGCATCAAGACCGACTGAAGGCGCTGGTGTTGGTCGATCCGCTCGCGCCCTTTGGCATGCAGTTTCCGGCAGACATTATCGCCATGATTAACGCCCAGCAAGGCAACCGCGAAGGGCTGCGCCCACTTGTGCTGGCCGCGTTCGCCACGCCGCCCACCAGCACGTACCTGGAGCAGCTTATAGACGACGCCGCCCGCTGGAATGAGGCCATCTATCTGGGCACAATGGATGACATGGCGCGCTTCAACGTTTCGGCGCGCCTGCCAGAGATCACTGTTCCCACCCTCGTTACCTGGGGCGACAAGGATACGGTGGTCCCCTTTGCCGGTGTCGCGGAGGTCTTTACCAACGTCCCTCGCTGCGCGCTGGAGGTCTGGCATGGGGTAGGCCATTCGGGGCCGATTGAGATTCCAGATCGCTTCGCGGGGCTGCTCACCGGGTTCATTGAAGAGGTCAATGCAGCCGCAGAGCAAGCGAGCGAGGCTTAA
- a CDS encoding class I SAM-dependent methyltransferase, producing the protein MSEARASDHNTIPSVHHPFFSRFFRWYASTGPARRYLEPMRSEVAGLARGVTLEIGVGSGLNFALYPPGQVERVEAIEPDATMLRYAEQSRQRAPVPITLTQAPAEALPFADETFDSALATLVFCSVSDPQRSLAEIKRVLKPGGALLLMEHVRAEGAVTARVQDMLTPFTKLLSGGCHWNRDTAKAVAEAGFRITSVRRIWGGLQPGIIIQAERP; encoded by the coding sequence ATGTCTGAAGCACGCGCCAGCGATCATAACACAATCCCTTCGGTTCATCACCCGTTCTTTAGCAGGTTCTTTCGCTGGTATGCCAGCACAGGTCCGGCGCGGCGATACCTGGAGCCAATGCGCAGTGAAGTGGCCGGGCTGGCGCGGGGCGTGACGCTGGAGATCGGCGTCGGGTCCGGGCTGAACTTTGCCCTGTATCCGCCGGGGCAGGTGGAGCGCGTCGAAGCGATTGAGCCTGACGCAACGATGCTGCGCTACGCGGAACAGAGCCGCCAGCGCGCGCCTGTCCCCATCACCCTGACCCAAGCCCCCGCCGAAGCGTTGCCCTTTGCCGATGAAACCTTCGACAGCGCCCTGGCAACGCTGGTCTTTTGCTCTGTCAGCGACCCGCAGCGCAGCCTCGCCGAAATCAAGCGCGTCCTCAAGCCAGGCGGCGCGCTGCTGCTTATGGAGCATGTACGCGCCGAAGGGGCCGTGACCGCGCGCGTTCAGGATATGCTGACGCCGTTCACGAAGCTTTTGTCTGGCGGCTGCCACTGGAACCGCGATACCGCGAAGGCGGTAGCCGAGGCTGGCTTTCGGATTACCAGCGTGCGCCGCATATGGGGCGGTTTGCAGCCTGGCATCATCATCCAGGCCGAGCGCCCATAA